The following coding sequences lie in one Osmerus mordax isolate fOsmMor3 chromosome 13, fOsmMor3.pri, whole genome shotgun sequence genomic window:
- the lingo1b gene encoding leucine-rich repeat and immunoglobulin-like domain-containing nogo receptor-interacting protein 1-B: MTILVNRRMFSGEAGGHSYLVACWQPILVLMLGTVLSGSTTGCPSRCECNAQERSVVCHRRRLATLPEGIPIETRLLDLSKNRLRSLGPEEFISYSQLEELQLNENTISSIEPGAFSNLVGLRTLGLRTNHLKLIQLGVFTGLSNLTQLDISENNIVILLDYMFQELYNLKTLEVGDNDLVFISPRAFHGLSNLERFTMERCNLTSVPTEALSHLQNLLSLRLRHLSVNVIRDYSFKRLYRLRVLEISHWPSLETMTPKCLYGLNITSLTITNCNLTAIPYQAIRHLGHLRFLNLSFNPIHNVEGNKLHNLIKLQAIYLVGGRLATIEPYSFRGLNHLRILNVSSNSLSTLEESVFHSVGNLETLALYDNPLSCDCRLLWVFRRRWRLNFNRQQPTCFSPSAVQGKEFKDFPDILPADYFTCQKSKIRDHKALQRHVDEGTTVHFTCQADGDPAPVIMWLSPRKQFITAKSIGRLTVSAEGTLEVRYAQIQDNGTYLCTAINAAGNDSRPAHLHVHSYSPNWPHQPNKTFAFISNQPSDDGANGTRTMVPFPFDVKTLVIATTMGFISFLGVVLFCLVILFLWSRGKGNAKPNIEIEYVPRKADVGEGSPTDAPRKFNMKMM; the protein is encoded by the coding sequence GTAAACAGAAGGATGTTTTCTGGGGAGGCAGGTGGGCACAGCTACCTGGTGGCATGCTGGCAGCCCATCCTGGTGCTGATGCTGGGCACTGTGCTGTCTGGCTCAACCACGGGCTGTCCGTCCCGCTGTGAGTGCAATGCTCAGGAGCGCTCGGTAGTGTGCCACCGACGGAGACTGGCAACACTTCCTGAAGGCATACCCATTGAGACTAGACTACTGGATCTTAGCAAGAACCGCCTGAGAAGCCTGGGGCCCGAAGAGTTCATCAGCTACTCTCAGCTAGAGGAGTTGCAGTTGAATGAGAATACTATCTCGTCCATCGAGCCTGGGGCTTTTAGCAACCTTGTCGGTCTGCGGACTCTAGGACTGCGCACTAACCATCTCAAGCTCATTCAGCTGGGAGTCTTCACAGGTCTCAGCAACCTCACCCAACTAGATATTAGTGAGAACAACATTGTGATCCTGCTGGACTATATGTTCCAGGAGCTTTACAATCTGAAAACCCTGGAAGTAGGTGATAATGATCTGGTTTTCATTTCACCCAGAGCTTTCCATGGACTCAGCAATCTAGAAAGATTCACCATGGAGAGATGCAACCTAACCTCTGTGCCCACGGAGGCCCTGAGCCATCTGCAAAACCTGCTATCGCTGCGGCTACGCCATCTCAGTGTCAATGTCATCCGAGATTACTCCTTCAAGAGGCTGTACCGTCTCAGGGTCTTAGAGATTTCTCATTGGCCCTCCCTGGAAACAATGACGCCGAAATGCCTGTATGGACTAAACATAACATCTTTGACCATCACAAACTGCAATCTGACTGCAATCCCCTATCAAGCCATCCGACATCTGGGGCACCTTCGCTTTCTGAACCTGTCCTTTAATCCCATTCACAATGTCGAAGGGAACAAACTGCACAATCTAATCAAACTCCAAGCTATTTACTTGGTGGGAGGGAGATTAGCAACTATCGAGCCCTACTCTTTCCGTGGACTGAACCACCTCAGAATCCTCAACGTATCCAGCAATAGCCTGAGCACCCTTGAAGAGTCTGTCTTTCACTCAGTGGGGAATCTGGAGACCCTGGCTTTATATGATAACCCCCTATCCTGCGATTGTCGACTGCTGTGGGTCTTTCGCCGGCGTTGGAGGCTCAACTTCAACCGGCAGCAACCCACCTGCTTTTCACCGAGTGCCGTGCAGGGCAAAGAATTTAAAGACTTCCCTGATATTCTCCCTGCTGATTACTTCACCTGCCAAAAGTCTAAAATTCGAGACCACAAAGCCCTACAGAGGCATGTGGATGAGGGGACCACTGTGCATTTCACTTGCCAAGCAGATGGTGATCCAGCTCCTGTGATAATGTGGCTATCTCCCAGGAAGCAGTTCATCACAGCCAAATCCATTGGCCGACTTACAGTGTCAGCTGAAGGAACACTAGAGGTCCGCTACGCTCAAATCCAGGACAACGGTACCTACCTGTGCACTGCGATCAATGCAGCTGGAAATGATTCAAGACCAGCTCATCTGCATGTGCACAGCTACTCCCCCAACTGGCCCCATCAGCCCAACAAAACGTTTGCCTTCATTTCTAACCAGCCCAGCGACGATGGTGCCAACGGAACCCGGACCATGGTTCCTTTCCCGTTTGATGTGAAGACTCTGGTTATAGCCACTACCATGGGATTTATCTCATTCCTCGGTGTTGTCCTCTTCTGTCTTGTTATCCTGTTTCTGTGGAGTAGGGGTAAAGGTAACGCGAAGCCAAACATAGAGATTGAGTATGTGCCACGAAAGGCAGACGTCGGTGAAGGCAGTCCTACTGATGCCCCACGTAAATTCAACATGAAAATGATGTGA